From the genome of Vicia villosa cultivar HV-30 ecotype Madison, WI linkage group LG2, Vvil1.0, whole genome shotgun sequence, one region includes:
- the LOC131653243 gene encoding uncharacterized protein LOC131653243: MECNKDEATRAKEIAERKFTEKDISGAKKFALKAQNLFPSLEGIPQMIATLDVYISAENKVKGEADWYGILGVGPHSDDDTVRRYYRKLALMLHPDKNKSIGADGAFKLISEAWSILSDKAKRAAYDEKINAKAHKGSAIFGGSSAKAAANGANSSKKKTPSSGKIPKNTAKENTSSSNKSKATFWTTCKRCKMQYEYLRVYLNLKLVCPSCHEAFLAVETDPPPASGIRPGTSWLFKQKHDNGGKNKSAVGKNNTAPPNAGAGSNKNSFQWAPFSKTSGVSDVAQAANVVQQAYEKVRRDREEAQATTKKEEALKRKQNASKKGYFNPAKRKRKGMDGNGAVGVSNLGSGIKFNCTRDLSPVELQNLLVEKARKEISKKLKEFQSNTVDKSAANRKGDFSARNFEFCTQNNIGKSEGAKSSLHAAPIIDNKCPEILDSMLVDVPDPDFHDFYKDRTERSFGENQVWAAYDGDDGMPRHYAMIHRVISMNPFKMQISWLYPNINDGEPGPLNWVAFGFSKTCGQFRLGKREIYNSINYFSQKVRWEKGNDGAISINPKKGEVWAIYRNWSPSWNDLIADDVKHKFDMVEVLEDFVEERGVTVIPLVKVAGFKAVFHHHLNEKEIKIIPRKEMLRFSHQVPSHVLTGEEAPNAPKGCRVLDPAATPCELLEVIKVAEEENMDNVDRIIKETNHEEMIVDTGKLGGTKERMKKVIHKIETPKEDRGKKICRGL; the protein is encoded by the coding sequence ATGGAGTGCAACAAGGATGAGGCCACCAGAGCTAAAGAAATCGCCGAGAGGAAGTTTACGGAAAAAGACATTTCGGGTGCAAAGAAGTTTGCTTTGAAAGCCCAAAATTTGTTTCCTTCCCTTGAAGGTATTCCTCAAATGATAGCAACACTTGACGTATATATTTCAGCTGAGAATAAAGTAAAAGGAGAAGCAGATTGGTATGGCATACTTGGTGTGGGCCCTCATTCGGATGACGATACAGTTAGGAGATATTATAGAAAGCTAGCTCTCATGCTTCACCCTGACAAGAACAAATCCATTGGAGCCGACGGGGCCTTTAAACTTATTTCGGAGGCGTGGAGTATACTGTCCGACAAGGCTAAAAGAGCAGCTTATGATGAAAAGATAAATGCAAAAGCACATAAAGGCTCAGCCATTTTCGGTGGTTCGTCAGCAAAAGCGGCGGCAAATGGGGCTAACAGTAGTAAAAAGAAAACCCCTTCAAGTGGAAAGATTCCGAAGAATACTGCTAAAGAAAATACATCATCTTCCAATAAATCAAAAGCCACATTTTGGACTACTTGCAAACGCTGTAAAATGCAATACGAGTATCTCAGAGTTTATCTTAATCTTAAACTCGTGTGTCCCAGCTGCCATGAAGCATTTTTGGCTGTAGAAACTGATCCGCCTCCTGCAAGTGGTATCAGACCTGGAACATCGTGGCTTTTTAAACAAAAGCACGACAACGGAGGTAAAAACAAATCTGCTGTTGGAAAGAACAACACAGCACCTCCAAATGCTGGAGCAGGGTCTAACAAGAACAGCTTCCAGTGGGCCCCATTCTCTAAAACTTCTGGTGTTTCTGATGTAGCTCAAGCGGCAAATGTAGTTCAGCAGGCTTATGAGAAGGTGAGGCGAGATCGTGAGGAGGCACAAGCAACTACCAAAAAGGAAGAGGCTTTGAAAAGGAAGCAGAATGCTTCGAAAAAAGGTTACTTTAATCCAGCTAAGAGGAAAAGAAAGGGCATGGATGGAAATGGAGCAGTTGGAGTGTCTAACTTAGGCAGTGGAATCAAGTTCAACTGTACTAGAGATCTCTCCCCAGTTGAACTTCAGAATCTTCTTGTCGAGAAAGCTAGAAAAGAAATTAGCAAGAAACTCAAAGAGTTTCAGTCAAATACTGTTGACAAATCAGCAGCAAACCGGAAAGGAGATTTTTCAGCAAGAAACTTTGAGTTCTGCACTCAAAATAACATTGGGAAGTCAGAAGGTGCGAAGAGTAGTCTGCATGCTGCTCCTATCATTGATAACAAGTGCCCTGAAATTTTGGATTCAATGCTAGTAGATGTTCCAGATCCTGATTTTCATGATTTTTACAAGGATCGAACTGAAAGGTCTTTTGGTGAAAATCAAGTATGGGCTGCATATGATGGTGATGATGGGATGCCTCGACATTATGCTATGATTCACAGAGTGATCTCGATGAATCCATTCAAGATGCAGATCAGTTGGCTGTACCCAAATATCAACGATGGTGAACCAGGCCCTCTAAATTGGGTTGCTTTTGGCTTTTCAAAAACTTGTGGGCAGTTCAGATTAGGCAAACGCGAAATCTATAACTCAATCAATTATTTTTCTCAGAAGGTTAGATGGGAAAAAGGTAACGATGGAGCCATTTCCATAAATCCCAAAAAAGGGGAGGTTTGGGCCATCTATAGGAATTGGTCTCCTAGTTGGAATGATCTAATAGCAGATGATGTAAAACACAAGTTTGACATGGTTGAAGTACTCGAGGATTTTGTTGAAGAACGGGGTGTAACGGTTATTCCTCTGGTCAAGGTGGCTGGTTTCAAGGCAGTATTTCACCACCACTTAAATGAGAAAGAGATCAAGATCATTCCGAGGAAGGAGATGCTTCGATTCTCTCATCAGGTACCTTCACACGTACTCACCGGTGAAGAAGCTCCTAACGCTCCAAAGGGTTGCAGGGTGCTGGACCCAGCTGCTACTCCATGTGAACTTCTCGAGGTTATAAAAGTTGCAGAGGAGGAAAACATGGACAATGTGGATAGAATTATAAAAGAAACTAATCATGAGGAAATGATCGTTGATACGGGAAAACTTGGGGGAACAAAGGAGAGAATGAAGAAAGTTATCCATAAAATAGAAACTCCAAAAGAGGACAGAGGGAAGAAGATATGCCGAGGCTTGTAG